TTGCCGTAAAAGTCGGCTCCGATCATATCGGCGTATTCCGGCGTTAAAACGGCGCCGCCGACGCACACTTTGCACCAGGGAGCCCGGGCGCGCAGCAGCGTGATCGTGGCTTCCATTGCGGGAACGGTCGTCGTCATGAGCGCGCTCAGTCCCGCGAGCCGAACGCGTTTTTCCGCGCAGATTTCGGCAATCCGTTCGGGCGACACGTCTTTGCCCAAGTCGACGACGGTAAAACCGTAATTTTCAAGCAGCACTTTTACGATGTTTTTGCCGATATCGTGGATATCGCCCTTAACGGTCGCGAGTACGACGGTGCCTTTGCTTTCATCGGTTTTGCCCGCGGCGGCGAGCGTTTCTTTTATAACCGAAAACGCGGCTTTTGCGGCTTCCGCGCTCATCAAAAGCTGCGGAAGATACACTTTTTTAGCTTCAAATCCTTTGCCCACGACGTCGAGTGCGGGAATCAGGTGATTGTTGATAATATCAAGCGCTTCCGTCGTGCCGAGCAGCGTACGGGTACGCGCGGCGGCATCTTCTTTTAAGCCGCGGATAACCGCGTATTCGAGCGTTTGCGGCGGCGCGCTTTGAACGGAGCCGCTGCCCGCTGCCGTCGCCGGAGCGCTTTGAGCCGCTGCCGTCGCCGGGACACGGTGAACAGCGGCGGCAGACTGAGCGCCACCTGCCGAGAGCGGCGGCGGGGCCGCACCGTACGATTCGGCGAACGCGATGTAATCGCTACAGTGCGGATCGTAACCGGAAAGCGCGCAAAAACACGCGTACGCTTTCATCATTTCCGCCGAGTTCGGATTCATGATCGCGGCGCTCAGCCCGTTCTGCATCGCCATCGTAAAAAAGGAAGCGGTAATGAGTTCGCGCTGCGGCAGTCCGAACGATACGTTCGACACGCCCAAAATCGAACGGCCGCCGAATTCGTCGCGGACGGCGCGCAGCGTCTCAAGCGTTACCGCAGCGGCACCGGGGTCGGAACTGACCGCCATCGCCAGCGGGTCTATGACGATATCCTTGCGCGCAATACCGTATTCGGCGGCGGCGGCGTATATCTTCCGAACGATACGGAGGCGACCTTCCGCCGTTTCCGGAATGCCGTCTTCGTCCAGCATGAGCGCAACGACCGCACCGCCGTATTTTTTGACTAGCGGGAACACCGCGTCCATCACTTCGCGCTTGCCGTTTACCGAATTGACCAGCGCTTTGCCGTTGTAAACGCGAAGCGCCGCTTCCATAGCCGCGGGATCGGAGGTGTCGAGCTGAAGCGGCAGATCCGTAACGCTTTGCAATTCGGTAACGACCGTTACCAACAGTTCCGTTTCGTCTATTTCAGGCAGTCCGACGTTCACGTCGAGCACGTGCGCGCCTTTTTCTTCCTGCGCGAGACCTTCGCGGATAATGTACTGAATATCGTGCTCACGGAGCGCCTGCTTGAACCGCTTTTTTCCGGTCGGATTGATACGTTCGCCCACGAGTATCGGTTTTTTGCCGAACGCGACGGTTTTCGTATAAGAAGAAATCAGCGTAACGCCCGTGTCGCGCCGCACCGGACACGGTTTACCCGCGCACGCGTTTACCAAACGGCAGATATGTTCGCTCGTCGTACCGCAGCAGCCGCCGACGAGCGCCGCGCCGCGATCGACGAAGCCCGCCGTTACCCGCGCGAATTCGGCGGGCGTTACGTCGTACACGGTACGGCCATTTTCACTGCGGGGAAGCCCCGCGTTCGGGTTCACCGCAAGCGGAATACTCGCGGCGGCGGAAAGCCGATCAAGAATCGGCTGCATCTGGTGCGGTCCCAAACTGCAGTTCATGCCGAACGCGTCGACGCCGAGCCCTTCGAGAACGGCGGTCATGGTTTCGGGGTCGGCGCCGGTCAGGAGCTTGGCCGATTCGTCGTACACGGTCGTTACGATTATCGGCAGCCGGACGTTCAGGGCGGCGCACGTTTCCTTTGCCGCAACGACCGCCGCCTTCGCTTCGTAGCAGTCGTTCATCGTTTCAATCAGAATCAGATCGACGGCTTCACGCCGCGCCGACGAGAGGGCGGCTCGGATCGTGTCCGAAAACAGTTCGACCGCGCCGCTGAACGGAAGGTCGCCGAGCGGTTCAAGCAGTTTGCCCGCGGGTCCTACGTCGAGCGCGATAAAATGCGGAAGTTCCGCAGGATTTACAGATGCGGGCGCGAGCGAGGCGGCGCGCAGCGTTTCGAGTTCCGCTTCCGGAATCGGTTCGTTTTCAATGCGGCGGCGCGCTTCGGCGGCGTTTTCAAGCGCGGCGAGGACGACGGATTCGAGTTCTCCGGGCGCGCTGAATTTGAGCCGGTTCGCACCGAACGTGTTCGTTTTTACGATATTGCAGCCAGCGCGGTAATAGCCGTAGTGCAGCGCGACGATTTTTTCACGCTCGCTCAGATTCCAGGTTTCGGGCAGTTCGCCGGGTTTCAGTCCCTGCGCCTGCAGCACGGAACCCGTGCCGCCGTCAAAAAACAACACCTGTTTTCCCAAAAGGTTCCGTATATCTGTCCGTTTCATTGCGGCAGGCTCCTTGCAAAACGATTTTTCACCAAGATACACTATTGCGCGGGACGCTGCAAGGCGAAAAGGCGCGTCTTGTGCCGAGGCGGCTAGCCCGGATTGAAGGGGGACTGCGTACGCAGTCTTGTGCAGGGAGCGTGCTGCGCGAACGGCGCGGCCGCGGAGTGCACAACGAAGGCGAATGCCGGAGCCCCGCAAAGCCGGTGTGCGGTGCGGTGCGCTCCGCATAAAAAGGAAAAAATTATTTTTCTACCGCCAATTTATGAATCATTTCTATGATGGTCTGCCGTACGTATACGGGCAGCCGTTCCAAATCATCGTATACGCTGCAATATTTTACGTACTGCCGGTTTTTTCTGATTTGTTCAGGGAAAACCGACAAGTCGAGGTCTACGCCGATATCGGAATCGTCAAGAAAATACTCAAGGGGTTTATGCAGTACCTTCGCGATGCGGACTGCAAGATCAGCAGAGGGCATGTTATCTCTTGAAATTCCCGCGCTGATGCTTGAAACGGTAAAATTTGCCATTTGTGCCAAACTGTCGCGTGAAATTCCCTGATATTTCAATTCATCGTCGACTTTTTTCCAAAAACTCATAGCTATTTTTACTACTATTGTAAAAAAGAGTTGCAAATTCGCTACTATTGCAGTATGTTGATACTATAGTAGCATTGCACTGCAAAAGTAGGAGGAGAGTCGGCGTGAAAAACTCTAAAAGAAAAGCTTTTTTTTTGCTTGCCGTCATTGTCTTATGCACGGCGGTAATTTTTACCGGATGTCCGAATGCAGGAGACGACGGCAGTAACGCAGGGAACAACGGTTCAAATGCGGGCACAGGTACTGTTGAAGTTCGCTCGCATTCACTTCGGGTACTGAAACTCATGGAAGCAGGCACAGAGATCTGCGTGGCTTCATCCATAGCAGAAGGTTACAGTTACAATCATTTGGATGAGGACGACTGTACTTTTAAAGACGTACCTGTCGGATATTATTATGTTAAGGGAACCGGCGATTTCTGCAACGGATCTGTTTTCCGTTCCGAAATATACCCCGTTACGGCAGGAAAGACGACTGTAATCAAAATAACCGACGATATGTTGGAATAACGGCGTCCGCAGCAAATAAATGGTACTTTCCGTTTGCGTTCCCTGTTTTAACGAACAAGACGTGTTGCAGGAGTTTTATTCCCGCGTTATAGGAGTGCTCCAAACCGTCGGGACGGATTCCGAGCCCGTATTCTACGAACTTATCTTTGCAGACGACGGGTCTACAGACGGAACTTTTACGGCGATTAAAAAAATATCCGCTGAGAATCCGTACGTCCGATACGTCTCGTTTACCAGAAATTTCGGCAAAGAAGCAGCACTGTACGCGCTTCTGCAAAGAGCGCAAGGGGATTTTATCTGCATACTTGACGCTGATCTGCAAGATCCGCCGGAATTGATACCGAAAATGCTTGCGGCAATACAAAACGGCGGCGACTGCTGTGCAGCCAGAAGAACCGGTTTTCCTAAGAACTCCATACGGAATTTTTGCACGATTCTGTTTTACAGATTCTTTAATCTCTTTTCCGATATAAAACTTGAATGCGGCGAACGTGA
This sequence is a window from Treponema brennaborense DSM 12168. Protein-coding genes within it:
- a CDS encoding homocysteine S-methyltransferase family protein translates to MKRTDIRNLLGKQVLFFDGGTGSVLQAQGLKPGELPETWNLSEREKIVALHYGYYRAGCNIVKTNTFGANRLKFSAPGELESVVLAALENAAEARRRIENEPIPEAELETLRAASLAPASVNPAELPHFIALDVGPAGKLLEPLGDLPFSGAVELFSDTIRAALSSARREAVDLILIETMNDCYEAKAAVVAAKETCAALNVRLPIIVTTVYDESAKLLTGADPETMTAVLEGLGVDAFGMNCSLGPHQMQPILDRLSAAASIPLAVNPNAGLPRSENGRTVYDVTPAEFARVTAGFVDRGAALVGGCCGTTSEHICRLVNACAGKPCPVRRDTGVTLISSYTKTVAFGKKPILVGERINPTGKKRFKQALREHDIQYIIREGLAQEEKGAHVLDVNVGLPEIDETELLVTVVTELQSVTDLPLQLDTSDPAAMEAALRVYNGKALVNSVNGKREVMDAVFPLVKKYGGAVVALMLDEDGIPETAEGRLRIVRKIYAAAAEYGIARKDIVIDPLAMAVSSDPGAAAVTLETLRAVRDEFGGRSILGVSNVSFGLPQRELITASFFTMAMQNGLSAAIMNPNSAEMMKAYACFCALSGYDPHCSDYIAFAESYGAAPPPLSAGGAQSAAAVHRVPATAAAQSAPATAAGSGSVQSAPPQTLEYAVIRGLKEDAAARTRTLLGTTEALDIINNHLIPALDVVGKGFEAKKVYLPQLLMSAEAAKAAFSVIKETLAAAGKTDESKGTVVLATVKGDIHDIGKNIVKVLLENYGFTVVDLGKDVSPERIAEICAEKRVRLAGLSALMTTTVPAMEATITLLRARAPWCKVCVGGAVLTPEYADMIGADFYGKDALETVKYAQSVFS
- a CDS encoding helix-turn-helix domain-containing protein, with amino-acid sequence MSFWKKVDDELKYQGISRDSLAQMANFTVSSISAGISRDNMPSADLAVRIAKVLHKPLEYFLDDSDIGVDLDLSVFPEQIRKNRQYVKYCSVYDDLERLPVYVRQTIIEMIHKLAVEK
- a CDS encoding glycosyltransferase family 2 protein, with the translated sequence MVLSVCVPCFNEQDVLQEFYSRVIGVLQTVGTDSEPVFYELIFADDGSTDGTFTAIKKISAENPYVRYVSFTRNFGKEAALYALLQRAQGDFICILDADLQDPPELIPKMLAAIQNGGDCCAARRTGFPKNSIRNFCTILFYRFFNLFSDIKLECGERDYRVMSRRMVDTVLSMPERFRFSKGIYAWTGFTAKTIEYEPVKRCRGVSKWSFLKLFDYAADAVFTFSDKSMKIVIGFGFLLMLLAVISGLACFIIGVLNRTAGAAALFVCLFVFLAGLQLSATGIAGLCVFRCWAELKQRPQFIVREEK